The proteins below come from a single Mangifera indica cultivar Alphonso chromosome 16, CATAS_Mindica_2.1, whole genome shotgun sequence genomic window:
- the LOC123199045 gene encoding LOW QUALITY PROTEIN: putative methyltransferase DDB_G0268948 (The sequence of the model RefSeq protein was modified relative to this genomic sequence to represent the inferred CDS: substituted 3 bases at 3 genomic stop codons) has protein sequence MAGLFDKQAKIYLDARPKYPTDLYLKLSHLTPCHSLARDVGTCNGQAAISVAKYYEXVIPIDISETXLKSAILNPQVEYKHTASSMSEDELVALIGGDNSVDLVTVVKTIHWFDLENFYSIVKXVLKKPGGIIAVWGYNDLKVSPEFDTIMKELRDVTTPFWNPKINYLLEGYKTLAFPFQSVGLGVEGEPMAFEIPKKLAFEGCLSLLKSSSTITSAKEQGVDLLSENQVKKLETAWGGQDLIRSVSYKAFMLAGKVKI, from the exons ATGGCAGGATTGTTCGACAAACAAGCCAAGATATATTTGGATGCAAGGCCAAAATACCCAACTGATTTGTATTTGAAGCTATCTCATCTTACTCCTTGTCATTCTCTGGCTAGGGATGTCGGCACCTGCAATGGCCAAGCGGCAATCAGT GTTGCTAAATATTACGAATGAGTGATTCCAATAGATATAAGTGAAACATAACTAAAGTCTGCAATACTAAATCCTCAAGTTGAATACAAGCACACCGCATCATCCATGTCTGAGGATGAACTAGTAGCTCTAATCGGAGGGGACAATTCAGTTGATCTGGTAACCGTGGTCAAAACCATTCACTGGTTTGACCTAGAAAATTTCTATTCAATTGTAAAATGAGTTCTGAAAAAACCAGGAGGTATAATTGCAGTTTGGGGCTACAATGATTTAAAAGTAAGCCCTGAATTTGATACTATAATGAAGGAGCTACGTGATGTAACAACACCATTTTGGAACCCTAAAATCAACTACTTATTAGAAGGGTACAAGACCCTTGCATTTCCTTTTCAAAGTGTAGGGTTAGGGGTTGAAGGGGAGCCAATGGCATTTGAGATTCCAAAGAAGTTGGCATTTGAAGGGTGTTTAAGTTTGCTAAAATCTTCTTCTACAATTACTTCGGCTAAGGAACAAGGGGTGGACTTGTTATCTGAAAACCAAGTTAAGAAACTTGAGACTGCATGGGGAGGGCAAGACTTGATTAGGTCTGTCTCTTACAAGGCCTTTATGCTAGCTGGAAAAGTTAAGATTTGA